A portion of the Granulosicoccus antarcticus IMCC3135 genome contains these proteins:
- the paaA gene encoding 1,2-phenylacetyl-CoA epoxidase subunit PaaA, whose protein sequence is MYAQIVKTDGTGVKALEEMTPEERAFQERIDADQKIEPKEWMPEGYRKTLVRQISQHAHSELVGQLPEGNWITRAPTLERKAILLAKVQDEAGHGLYLYCAAETLGISRDEMFEQLHSGKAKYSSIFNYPTLTWADIGAVGWLVDGAAIMNQVPLQRTSYGPYARAMVRICKEESFHQRQGFHIMMKMASGSEAQKRMAQDALNRFWYPSLMMFGPSDKDSVHSAQSMAWKIKINTNDELRQKFVDQTVPQAKYLGLTVPDEAVQWNEEKGGHDFSEPDWDEFFSVLAGNGPCNKERLQARVDAWDGGEWFRDGLMANAAKNKNTSEEAA, encoded by the coding sequence GTGTACGCACAAATTGTGAAAACCGATGGTACCGGCGTTAAGGCTCTGGAAGAGATGACGCCAGAAGAGCGTGCCTTTCAGGAGCGCATCGATGCCGATCAGAAAATCGAGCCCAAAGAGTGGATGCCTGAAGGCTATCGCAAGACACTGGTTCGGCAGATCAGCCAGCATGCGCATTCTGAACTGGTAGGGCAATTGCCTGAAGGCAACTGGATAACCCGTGCCCCTACACTGGAGCGCAAGGCTATTCTGCTGGCCAAGGTGCAGGATGAGGCCGGACACGGACTCTACCTTTATTGTGCAGCAGAAACGCTGGGCATCAGTCGCGATGAAATGTTCGAGCAACTGCATTCGGGCAAGGCCAAGTATTCATCCATCTTCAACTATCCCACGTTGACCTGGGCGGATATCGGTGCCGTAGGTTGGCTGGTGGATGGCGCGGCCATCATGAATCAGGTGCCATTGCAACGAACCTCCTACGGCCCCTACGCCCGAGCGATGGTGCGAATCTGCAAGGAAGAAAGTTTTCATCAACGCCAGGGCTTTCATATCATGATGAAGATGGCCAGTGGCAGTGAGGCACAGAAACGCATGGCGCAGGATGCATTGAATCGCTTCTGGTATCCCTCACTGATGATGTTTGGTCCCTCCGATAAGGACTCCGTGCACTCGGCCCAGTCGATGGCGTGGAAAATCAAGATCAATACAAACGATGAACTACGGCAGAAATTTGTCGACCAGACTGTTCCACAAGCAAAATATCTGGGCCTGACAGTGCCTGATGAAGCGGTGCAGTGGAACGAAGAGAAAGGCGGTCACGATTTCTCGGAACCCGATTGGGATGAGTTTTTCTCCGTACTGGCAGGCAATGGTCCTTGTAACAAGGAACGACTGCAGGCACGCGTGGATGCCTGGGATGGGGGTGAATGGTTTCGTGATGGTCTGATGGCCAACGCCGCTAAAAACAAGAATACTTCAGAGGAGGCCGCATGA
- the pcaF gene encoding 3-oxoadipyl-CoA thiolase, producing MSDAFICDAIRTPIGRYGGSLSSVRADDLGALPIAELIARNPGVDWEAVDDLIYGCANQAGEDNRNVARMSGLLAGLPVSVAGTTVNRLCGSGMDAVGLAARTIKAGDADLMIAGGVESMSRAPFVMGKNDTAFGRNASMYDTTIGWRFINPRMQEQYGTDSMPQTADNVAADYGVSREDQDAFAARSQQRWASANEAGYFKDEIMSVSIKQRKGDPLVFDTDEHPRPGTSIETLAKLRGINGAQLSVTAGNASGVNDGACALLIASEKAVKQYGLTPRARVVSMGSAGVSPRIMGMGPAPASQQVLARAGLTIKDMDLIELNEAFAAQGLAVLRDLGVEDDAEHVNPQGGAIAMGHPLGMSGARLVTTAMRQLQRRQSRYALCTMCVGVGQGIAMIIERV from the coding sequence ATGAGTGATGCATTTATTTGCGATGCAATACGGACTCCTATCGGACGTTACGGTGGCTCACTCTCATCGGTTCGGGCAGACGACCTGGGTGCGCTGCCTATCGCAGAGCTGATCGCCAGAAATCCGGGTGTCGATTGGGAAGCGGTTGATGATCTGATCTACGGCTGTGCCAATCAGGCAGGCGAAGACAATCGCAATGTGGCACGTATGTCAGGTTTGCTGGCGGGACTGCCGGTGTCGGTTGCGGGTACGACCGTTAACCGGCTGTGTGGTTCTGGCATGGATGCTGTTGGTCTGGCGGCGCGAACCATCAAGGCTGGTGATGCGGATCTGATGATTGCCGGTGGTGTTGAAAGCATGTCAAGAGCACCGTTTGTCATGGGCAAGAACGACACGGCATTCGGCAGAAATGCCTCTATGTACGATACGACCATTGGCTGGCGCTTCATCAATCCGCGGATGCAGGAACAATACGGTACTGATTCAATGCCACAGACTGCAGACAATGTTGCCGCTGACTATGGTGTCAGTCGTGAGGATCAGGATGCATTCGCTGCCCGTAGTCAGCAGCGCTGGGCAAGTGCCAATGAGGCAGGCTATTTCAAGGATGAGATCATGTCAGTGAGTATCAAACAACGCAAAGGTGACCCCCTTGTGTTTGATACGGATGAACACCCACGGCCCGGAACCAGTATCGAGACCCTGGCAAAATTGCGTGGCATCAATGGCGCCCAGCTGAGCGTGACAGCAGGTAATGCCTCCGGTGTGAATGATGGTGCCTGTGCGTTGCTGATCGCCTCTGAGAAAGCCGTCAAGCAATATGGCTTGACACCCAGAGCCCGAGTCGTGTCAATGGGTAGTGCCGGCGTCTCACCACGCATCATGGGCATGGGGCCGGCACCGGCCAGTCAGCAGGTATTGGCGCGTGCCGGTCTGACGATCAAGGATATGGATCTGATTGAACTCAACGAAGCCTTTGCTGCCCAGGGTTTGGCAGTCTTGCGTGACCTGGGAGTAGAGGACGATGCTGAGCATGTGAACCCGCAAGGTGGCGCGATTGCCATGGGTCATCCCCTGGGCATGAGTGGTGCCCGGCTGGTAACGACGGCGATGAGGCAGCTGCAGCGCCGTCAGTCGCGTTATGCACTGTGCACCATGTGTGTGGGTGTTGGTCAGGGTATTGCCATGATCATCGAACGTGTGTAG
- the paaK gene encoding phenylacetate--CoA ligase PaaK, whose protein sequence is MNTEGRTAGLDPIETASADELQSLQLERMRQSVRHTYDNVAPYRKKCEATGVTPDDLQSLSDISKFPFTYKADLRENYPFGLTAVPMDDVVRIHASSGTTGKPTVVTYTQNDIHNWADLVARCIRASGGQRKDLLHVAYGYGLFTGGLGAHYGAERMGCAVIPMGGGQTSKQVQLIRDFKPRIIMITPSYMLNVIDEMERQGMDPRESSLKIGIFGAEPWTGSMRTEIENRLGIDAIDIYGLSEVGGPGVANECIETKDGPTIWEDHFYPEIINPETGEVLPEGEYGELVFTTLTKEAMPMIRYRTRDLTRLLPPTSRSMRRMDKITGRSDDMLIIRGVNIFPSQVEEIALKIDGLSPHYQLTVERDGHMDSLSVRVEARESLDAGSIAKLGSELQHQIKSLIGLNMVVDVVPPGDVERSEGKAKRVIDKRPSNP, encoded by the coding sequence ATGAACACCGAGGGTAGAACAGCGGGCCTTGATCCGATCGAGACCGCCAGCGCGGATGAGTTGCAGAGTCTGCAGCTGGAGCGAATGCGGCAGAGCGTGCGTCACACCTACGACAATGTAGCCCCCTATCGCAAGAAATGTGAGGCAACTGGTGTCACTCCCGATGACTTGCAATCCTTGTCGGACATTTCCAAGTTTCCGTTTACCTACAAGGCAGATCTGCGCGAAAACTATCCGTTTGGTCTGACGGCAGTCCCTATGGATGATGTGGTGAGAATCCATGCCTCCAGCGGCACAACGGGTAAACCCACGGTTGTCACCTATACACAGAACGATATCCATAACTGGGCTGATCTGGTGGCGCGTTGCATTCGTGCCAGTGGCGGACAACGCAAGGATCTGCTGCATGTGGCCTACGGTTATGGTCTGTTTACCGGCGGCCTGGGTGCGCATTACGGTGCTGAGCGTATGGGTTGTGCCGTTATTCCGATGGGTGGTGGGCAGACCTCCAAACAGGTGCAGCTGATTCGTGACTTCAAGCCGCGCATCATCATGATCACACCCTCCTATATGCTGAACGTGATTGACGAGATGGAACGTCAGGGCATGGATCCGAGAGAGAGCTCGCTGAAAATCGGGATCTTCGGTGCCGAGCCCTGGACCGGCAGCATGCGCACAGAAATTGAAAACAGATTGGGTATCGATGCCATCGATATCTATGGTCTTTCAGAAGTGGGTGGGCCGGGTGTTGCCAACGAGTGCATAGAAACCAAGGATGGTCCGACAATCTGGGAGGATCATTTCTATCCCGAGATCATCAACCCGGAAACCGGTGAGGTGTTGCCTGAGGGAGAGTATGGCGAGCTGGTGTTTACCACGCTGACTAAAGAAGCCATGCCGATGATTCGTTATCGCACACGTGATTTGACAAGATTGTTGCCGCCAACGTCACGATCCATGCGGCGTATGGACAAGATCACGGGTCGCTCGGACGATATGCTGATCATTCGTGGTGTCAATATTTTCCCCAGCCAGGTTGAGGAAATTGCGTTGAAGATTGACGGGCTCTCCCCGCACTATCAACTGACAGTAGAGCGCGACGGTCATATGGATAGTCTGTCGGTGCGTGTGGAAGCTCGAGAATCACTGGATGCTGGCAGTATTGCAAAGCTGGGGTCAGAGCTGCAACATCAGATAAAGTCATTGATCGGATTGAACATGGTGGTTGATGTGGTGCCACCAGGTGATGTCGAACGATCCGAAGGCAAGGCCAAGCGGGTGATTGACAAGCGTCCGTCAAACCCTTGA
- the paaC gene encoding 1,2-phenylacetyl-CoA epoxidase subunit PaaC: MAYKGKADNGLFEFLLQMGDNCLILGHRNSEWCGHAPALEEDIAVANVSLDLIGQTQMWLELAGEVEGAGRSADDLAYLRDAFDFRNLLLLERPNTDFGLTLVRQFLFDAWHLPMLRGLMNSTDKRIADIAEKSVKEVAYHLERSTDLIIRLGDGSAESHRRMQDSLNELWSYTGEMFEFDDLNPSLVAEGLVPAAAEVADAWKQHVTAALKAATLSLPETGFIRRGGKDGIHSEHLGFLLAEMQFLQRAYPGASW, encoded by the coding sequence ATGGCATATAAAGGCAAAGCCGATAATGGCCTGTTCGAATTTCTCCTGCAAATGGGCGATAACTGCCTGATTCTGGGGCATCGAAATTCAGAGTGGTGCGGTCATGCACCGGCTCTGGAAGAAGATATCGCGGTGGCGAATGTATCGCTTGACCTGATCGGTCAGACACAGATGTGGCTGGAGCTGGCTGGTGAGGTTGAAGGCGCTGGCCGTTCAGCAGACGATCTGGCTTATCTGCGTGATGCTTTTGATTTTCGCAACCTGCTGCTGCTCGAGCGTCCGAACACTGATTTTGGTCTGACCCTGGTTCGCCAGTTTCTGTTCGATGCCTGGCATCTGCCGATGTTGAGGGGCTTGATGAATTCCACTGACAAGCGCATCGCTGATATTGCAGAAAAGAGTGTCAAGGAAGTTGCCTATCATCTAGAGCGCAGCACTGATCTGATCATTCGACTCGGCGATGGCAGTGCCGAGAGTCACCGGCGTATGCAGGATTCCTTGAATGAGCTGTGGTCCTACACGGGTGAGATGTTCGAATTTGATGATCTGAATCCCTCGCTGGTTGCTGAGGGGCTGGTGCCAGCTGCCGCAGAGGTGGCAGATGCCTGGAAGCAGCATGTAACAGCGGCATTGAAGGCGGCGACGCTGAGCCTGCCTGAGACCGGTTTCATCCGTCGTGGTGGCAAAGATGGCATTCACAGTGAGCATCTGGGGTTTCTGTTGGCAGAAATGCAGTTTCTGCAACGGGCTTATCCTGGCGCCAGTTGGTAG
- the paaG gene encoding 2-(1,2-epoxy-1,2-dihydrophenyl)acetyl-CoA isomerase PaaG, whose product MSESIQLSIAAQVATITLNRPDRLNSFNSAMHQALKDALDVVESPESAVRALLITGAGRGFCAGQDLADRNVSADVEVPDLGASVDTWYNPLVRRLQNLPMPVVCAVNGVAAGAGANIALACDLVLAARSASFVQVFCKLGLVPDSGGTWFLQRAVGTQRAMGLSLLGDKVSAEQAERWGMIWQVIDDDKLLEEANALVAHLAIQPTAGLALIKRAIHAAADNTLDEQLTLERDLQRQAGQAEDYREGVAAFMEKRKPVYKGY is encoded by the coding sequence ATGTCCGAATCCATACAGTTGAGTATCGCGGCGCAGGTAGCGACGATAACGTTGAACCGTCCCGATCGGCTCAACAGCTTCAACTCAGCCATGCATCAGGCATTGAAGGATGCCCTGGATGTGGTGGAAAGCCCCGAAAGTGCTGTACGGGCACTATTGATTACCGGTGCCGGACGTGGCTTCTGTGCCGGACAGGATCTGGCTGATCGAAACGTCAGTGCAGATGTTGAGGTTCCCGACCTGGGAGCGTCGGTGGATACCTGGTACAACCCGCTGGTTCGCCGTTTACAGAACTTGCCCATGCCGGTGGTGTGTGCAGTCAATGGTGTGGCTGCGGGCGCAGGTGCCAATATTGCTCTGGCTTGTGATCTTGTTCTTGCGGCGCGCTCGGCAAGTTTTGTTCAGGTGTTTTGCAAGCTGGGACTGGTCCCGGATTCTGGCGGCACCTGGTTTCTACAACGAGCTGTGGGAACCCAACGCGCCATGGGTTTGTCTCTATTGGGCGACAAGGTTAGTGCAGAGCAGGCCGAACGATGGGGCATGATCTGGCAAGTCATCGATGACGACAAACTGTTGGAAGAGGCTAACGCACTGGTTGCGCATCTGGCGATACAACCCACAGCCGGGCTGGCGCTGATCAAGCGCGCTATTCATGCTGCCGCAGACAATACACTCGATGAGCAGCTCACCCTCGAGCGTGACCTGCAGCGCCAGGCTGGTCAGGCAGAGGATTATCGTGAAGGGGTTGCAGCTTTCATGGAAAAGCGTAAACCTGTATACAAGGGGTATTGA
- a CDS encoding MFS transporter, with product MTDTTENRSLGRTLLLLMAVAISATAANQFYNQPLLPSIAKTFGLEPGDIGFVPAATQFGYAASILLISPLGDTVDRRQLIRYLSIILSLALFAVFLSSSFWVLVAASFIVGLGSNIVQQLLPFAASLSAPENRGKVIGTLMTGLTIGILLSRTVSGSIAEYFGWRSVFLVAAFIAIVIGLLLNAYLPRSTPSVQMSYPRLIASMFTLVKRHSLLRESAITGALWFAAFNAAWATLAIHVVAEPLSYTVQQAGMFGIVGLAGIFGAKAAGRLVNTVGPGRLITAALLLVLSAFVVLAIWGESLTGLIVGIVLLDLGVFGAQIPNQIRVFSIDPAAQSRMNAVYMLCYYIGAAIGSAAGVKVMSLAGWHGLALFGGALAITALLYHCWMQLKSHRLEQRAVLKGNP from the coding sequence GCTGCTGATGGCTGTGGCGATATCGGCTACAGCTGCTAATCAGTTCTACAATCAGCCTTTGTTGCCCTCGATAGCGAAGACATTCGGGCTTGAACCCGGCGACATTGGTTTTGTACCGGCCGCTACGCAATTTGGATACGCCGCCTCGATATTGCTGATCTCGCCTCTGGGTGACACGGTTGATCGACGACAACTGATCCGCTATCTGTCGATAATCCTCTCATTGGCTCTTTTTGCCGTGTTTCTGTCTTCCAGCTTCTGGGTGCTGGTGGCGGCCAGTTTCATCGTTGGCTTGGGCTCGAACATTGTTCAGCAATTGCTGCCATTTGCAGCCTCCTTGTCAGCGCCGGAAAATCGCGGAAAAGTGATCGGCACTCTGATGACGGGTCTGACAATTGGCATTCTGTTGTCGCGTACCGTGAGCGGCAGCATTGCGGAATATTTCGGATGGCGTAGTGTTTTCCTGGTCGCCGCCTTTATTGCCATTGTCATCGGGCTATTGCTGAATGCCTATCTGCCACGCAGTACACCGTCGGTGCAAATGTCCTATCCCAGGTTGATTGCTTCCATGTTCACGTTGGTGAAGCGCCACTCTCTGTTGCGTGAATCGGCAATCACCGGTGCATTATGGTTTGCAGCATTCAATGCGGCATGGGCGACTCTGGCGATTCATGTTGTTGCTGAGCCTTTGTCCTATACGGTGCAACAGGCGGGTATGTTCGGCATCGTTGGACTGGCGGGGATCTTTGGTGCCAAAGCTGCGGGCAGGCTTGTCAATACCGTTGGGCCTGGACGACTTATCACTGCTGCACTGTTGCTGGTTCTGTCGGCATTTGTTGTGTTGGCAATCTGGGGAGAGAGCCTGACCGGACTCATTGTCGGCATCGTGTTGCTGGATCTGGGTGTGTTCGGTGCACAGATTCCCAACCAGATTCGGGTATTTTCGATCGACCCTGCCGCACAGAGTCGTATGAACGCTGTGTATATGCTGTGCTATTACATCGGCGCGGCTATCGGCTCAGCTGCTGGCGTGAAAGTCATGAGTCTGGCAGGCTGGCACGGTCTTGCACTCTTCGGCGGTGCTCTGGCAATTACAGCCTTGCTATACCATTGCTGGATGCAGCTAAAAAGTCACAGGCTTGAACAGCGCGCTGTGCTCAAAGGCAACCCTTAG
- the paaI gene encoding hydroxyphenylacetyl-CoA thioesterase PaaI has protein sequence MDISDQDRAERSAQAMLANDTATQGLGMELEAVGPGTAQLRMCVGDQMLNGHSTCHGGYLFTLADSAFAVACNTFNQVAVASSASIEFMAPAYAGDVLTAEASLQSQGRRTGLYDVIVSNQKQQRIALFRGRSHRIGKPLFDENAEA, from the coding sequence ATGGACATCAGTGATCAGGATCGTGCAGAACGATCAGCACAGGCAATGCTTGCCAATGACACCGCGACGCAAGGGCTTGGCATGGAGCTGGAGGCCGTAGGGCCCGGTACTGCCCAGCTTCGCATGTGCGTCGGTGATCAGATGTTGAATGGGCACTCAACGTGCCACGGTGGTTATCTGTTCACGCTGGCCGATTCGGCTTTTGCCGTGGCCTGTAATACCTTCAATCAGGTGGCAGTCGCATCCAGTGCGTCCATTGAATTCATGGCCCCTGCCTACGCGGGTGATGTGCTGACCGCGGAAGCCAGCTTGCAATCCCAAGGGCGGCGCACGGGTTTGTACGATGTGATTGTCAGCAATCAGAAGCAACAGCGAATTGCCTTGTTTCGCGGACGCTCGCACCGTATCGGAAAGCCGTTGTTCGACGAAAATGCAGAGGCTTGA
- the paaB gene encoding 1,2-phenylacetyl-CoA epoxidase subunit PaaB, with translation MSSVTTSSYPDVEGSDKSDKRKPEWPLWEIFIRGQHGMSHRHVGSLHAADAEMAINNARDVYTRRNEGVSIWAVKSTSIVASAPSDKEPLFDPANSKVYRHPTFFEIPEEVGHM, from the coding sequence ATGAGCTCAGTGACTACATCGTCGTACCCGGATGTTGAAGGTTCGGACAAGAGCGACAAGCGCAAGCCTGAATGGCCGTTGTGGGAAATATTCATCCGCGGGCAGCATGGCATGAGTCATCGCCACGTCGGCAGTCTGCATGCCGCAGATGCCGAGATGGCTATCAACAATGCACGTGATGTCTACACGCGACGCAATGAAGGCGTCAGTATCTGGGCCGTTAAGTCCACGAGTATTGTCGCCAGCGCCCCTTCTGACAAGGAACCTTTGTTTGATCCGGCCAACTCGAAGGTGTACAGGCATCCCACCTTCTTCGAGATTCCCGAGGAAGTGGGGCATATGTGA